In Nitrospirota bacterium, the genomic stretch AAGTTGAAGGGTATAACAGGAAAAGTAAAAAAGAATTACATAGATTTATTGATTCGGTTATATACATAGATTTATTGATTCGGTTATATCAAATCGGATATAACCAATATTGAGTCTCTTATTACTGAGGTTGGTAAACTTTTGTGGAGTTTTCAAAAATCTCTTTAACTTAAACACTTCAGAGCTTCAGCTCTTCAGCACTTGTTTCCAGACCAACAAGGATTGAAACTCCATTTTCTTATCTTCCTTTTTGATTTTGCCTCAATTTATCAAAGAAATTATATAGCGTCAAGGCAGTATGGTAGGACATTTGGAATATTCAGGGATATTTGGGATATTCGAAATTTTTATTGACGTTCTTTTTTCTTTCTGGTATATAATATTATGACTATATTAATAGATTAAGAGGGATAAAATGCCTATAGTTACTTTTTATCTTAATAAAAACGATTATGAAAAAGTTCGAGCAAAAGCTTTAATGGAAGATATTCCATTATCTAAATTGATTAGACTATCTGTAGAGAAATATATCCTATCAGAAGAACAAAAGAAAGCTCGAAAGGAAATTTTAAAATTATTAAAAAGAGAACTCCAAGGAAGTTGGGAAGAAGTTCATAAAGAAAGGACAGAAGCCGATGCTTGTAGGCGTTGATACAGGATTTTTTTATTTAGTTCGAGATGATCATCCTTCAGCACTTAAAATATTAGAAGAAGAAACTATTATTACATCCTCTATTGTCATATATGAATTACAAAAAAAGATACTTCAGCGTGATTTTAAAGAATCATTTCTTCTGGATAAAATAGAACAATCTATATATATTATATCGATAAATATAAATATCGCAAAAAAGGCAGCTTATATTTCCCATAATTTTGGTATCCATGGACTTGATGCACTTATTTTAAGTTCTCTTTTGCAAGCAGGTTGTAAAGAGATTTATACTGTGGATCCTCATTTTGAAAAATTTAAAGAAAAGGATATAAAAATTATCCTATTGAAATAGGTGATTTAAGTTCAATTACAAGATATTCCTTTTGTGATATAAATCTCTTACTATGAAAGTCTTTGTGATCGGTGGAAGTGGAGCATATGATTTTGCAAAGAATCTCTTTGGAAGACTTAAAGAATCAATAACTATCCCTACCCCATTTGGGGATGTCTCACCTGTTTATATCTTTGACCTTGATGGAGTAGAATATGGTCTTATTTCAAGGCATGGAGAAAAAAAATATTCAATTACAGCCCCTTTTGTTAATTACAGAGCGAATATCTGGGCAGCGAGGGAGCTTGGTACAGAAAGGATTATCGCCTGGACTGGTCCTGGGGCTATTAGCGAATGCCTTAAACCTGGTGACCTTGTTATCCCTGATGATGTGATAGACTTCACAAAGAAAAGGTCTCTTACTTTCTTTGAGAATAAGGGCATCGGTTTTATCAGACAGAATCCTGTATTCTGCCCTACCCTCCAAGAGATGCTTTACAGATACGCCTCATCAATGAGAAATACACATAAAGGAGGTGTGTATCTCTGCACAGAGGGTCCAAGGCTTGAGACACCTGCAGAGGTAAGGTTCTTTAAATCCATTGGTGCAGATATGGTAGGCATGACCCTCGTCCCTGAGGTTTTCCTCGCAAGGGAGCTTGAGTTATGTTACGGTGCAATATGCTATATAACAAACTATGCAGAAGGAATAATGGAGTTTCCATATAAAAAAGGTGAACTCTTTGAAGGAACACTGCCTGATGAGATGAAGGCATCTGTAACTGAAACACTTAATGCTATTCCTGAGATGATTAAAAACGCTGTTAAGGAGTTATATACCATAGAGCGTAATTGTCCATGTAAGGACTCTATGCTCAGATATAAATTAAGGGGAGATTTATAATTACCTTATTTTATTATTACCCCTGCATAACCAACTACATGGGCATAATCACCGCTTACTTCTCCAGAGGTCATATATTTTACGAGTTCTGATTCATGTGCTCCAAGCTCTATTGCAGCAAAAAGCATAACTACGGCTGGAGCAAATCCACACATAGAGATATTTTCTTTATTTACAATTGTGTGTAGACCCTCAGGGTCGAGAGATATTATCTTCTCTATTGCCATTCTGTCCTTTCTCTGTGCAGATTCATCTGATTCGTAATGAGTCATGTCTGAGCTCGCTACAATAACTACAGAGTTGTGGGTTTTCTTTATTGCGCTGGCAATAGCATGTCCTATTTCTCTGCATGCTTCAAGCCGTGTATCCATCATTGCTATCGGTACTATCTTAAACTCTTTAGAAAAATATTGCATAAATGGTATTTGAACCTCGATAGAATGCTCCATGAGGTGTGCATTGGAATCATCTCTAAGCATTTTTGAGTTTTGTAATATCTCCTTCGATAGCCCCTTGTGTATAGATACAGCTCCAAATGGCATATCCCATTCACCTTCTGTATAGATTGATAATGGTACACCGAGACCAGTATGATTTGGTCCTATAATCACAAAGATATCAGGGAAATTTATCCTTGAATAGACTGCCCCTGCTACTGTTCCTGAATACATAAGCCCTGCATGTGGAGAGAGTATGCCTATTACATCTTCCTTCGTAATACCTCTTTGAACGCAACCATCTATCTGGCTACGGAGTTTCTCTGGTGAGCTATAATAAAACTGTCCTGCTACTGCTGGTTTCCTTCGACTTGGCTCAGGATTCATCCTTCCCATGACTCACCTCCTCTTAATATAAAGGACGTTAGATAATAACTATCTAATGTCCTAAAGGATTCAATACTCCTCTTCAGTCCACATATCCTTTGTAAACCTCAAGACCTTATTTCTGCCCGCCTCTTTTGCCTTATACAGTGCTATATCTGAGTATTTGATCGCCTCCCAGAAATTTTGCGTATCTTTTGGAAATTCACTGATACCTATGCTGATTGTCTTTTGAATAACTACCCCTCCTGTCTTTATCTTGGTCTCTTCCATTTTTTCTCTGATCCTTTCAGCGATATTCTGGGCATCGCCTTCTTTGGCATCCTCCAGAATTACAAGGAATTCCTCCCCACCAAATCTGGCGACCAGATCAGAGGTTCGTACACTCTTTGCGATAAGATTTGCAGTCTCTTTTAATACCTCATCTCCTATATTGTGACCATATCTATCATTCACCTCTTTAAAGAAATCCAGGTCGCACATCAACAATCCAAGAATGATTCCTTTTCTGTGGACTCCTGCTACCAATACCTCAGTATAATCTTCGAGGAATCTCCTGTTGTATAAACCAGTCAACTGGTCTCTCATCGCAGACTCTTTTAAGGCAGTCATAAGTCTCTTTGCCTCAATAACAGGTAATGACTCTTTTATATATTGTCTCGCCCTGCGAACCTTCTCTATATTAGATACATCGGTTATCTCTCCTGTGGTTAGACATCGCTCAATATAAGGTTTCTCAAATAAAAACTGGACAACACCACCCGTGCTGCCACCAATAATCATCGGAACACAGATGTGATATTTCTCAATTCCATGTAAAAATTGCTTGCATATATCCGGGTATACTATTGAAGATACAGTATGCCCGGTTTTCTTTGCCCTGCATAGACTGCAGTCCAACAA encodes the following:
- a CDS encoding MTAP family purine nucleoside phosphorylase, which encodes MKVFVIGGSGAYDFAKNLFGRLKESITIPTPFGDVSPVYIFDLDGVEYGLISRHGEKKYSITAPFVNYRANIWAARELGTERIIAWTGPGAISECLKPGDLVIPDDVIDFTKKRSLTFFENKGIGFIRQNPVFCPTLQEMLYRYASSMRNTHKGGVYLCTEGPRLETPAEVRFFKSIGADMVGMTLVPEVFLARELELCYGAICYITNYAEGIMEFPYKKGELFEGTLPDEMKASVTETLNAIPEMIKNAVKELYTIERNCPCKDSMLRYKLRGDL
- the amrB gene encoding AmmeMemoRadiSam system protein B; the protein is MGRMNPEPSRRKPAVAGQFYYSSPEKLRSQIDGCVQRGITKEDVIGILSPHAGLMYSGTVAGAVYSRINFPDIFVIIGPNHTGLGVPLSIYTEGEWDMPFGAVSIHKGLSKEILQNSKMLRDDSNAHLMEHSIEVQIPFMQYFSKEFKIVPIAMMDTRLEACREIGHAIASAIKKTHNSVVIVASSDMTHYESDESAQRKDRMAIEKIISLDPEGLHTIVNKENISMCGFAPAVVMLFAAIELGAHESELVKYMTSGEVSGDYAHVVGYAGVIIK
- a CDS encoding PIN domain-containing protein, translated to MLVGVDTGFFYLVRDDHPSALKILEEETIITSSIVIYELQKKILQRDFKESFLLDKIEQSIYIISININIAKKAAYISHNFGIHGLDALILSSLLQAGCKEIYTVDPHFEKFKEKDIKIILLK